In a single window of the Pseudopipra pipra isolate bDixPip1 chromosome 21, bDixPip1.hap1, whole genome shotgun sequence genome:
- the LOC135425423 gene encoding fibrinogen-like protein 1-like protein → MGLQAGTHQLHRDLVLLPTVVAMLLLSASAGPAVPTASPRSASGFPPDCSRLRKNSPSGVYVIQPARSPPRVVWCDMDTEGKGWTVVQRNSHDTELNWKQSWTTYKYGFGNVHADYWLGTEYLHLLTQQGTYKVRFVVRDKTNVTHFAEYDIFRVESEDSGYPLRLGRHSGDGDDYLTLYHPKKGGIHDNMKFSTVDKDQDQYSGNCAKSYGGWWYNRCQNVLLNAKNYIVWPGFCDSGDCASSLILVKPTDVC, encoded by the exons ATGG GGCTCCAGGCTGGGACACACCAGCTCCACCGGGACCTTGTCCTCCTGCCCACTGTGGTGGCGATGCTTCTCCTCAGTGCCAGTGCCGGcccggccgtgcccactgccagcCCCCGGAGCG CCTCAGGGTTCCCCCCAGACTGCAGCCGCCTCCGCAAGAACAGCCCCAGCGGGGTGTACGTCATCCAGCCGGCTCGGTCCCCCCCGCGCGTGGTCTGGTGCGACATGGACACTGAAGGCAAGGGCTGGACCGTTGTCCAGAGAAACTCTCATGACACTGAGCTCAACTGGAAGCAATCCTGGACCACCTACAAGTACGGCTTCGGGAACGTGCACGCCGATTACTGGCTGGGCACCGAGTACCTGCACCTGCTGACCCAGCAGGGCACCTACAAGGTGCGTTTCGTCGTGCGGGACAAAACCAACGTCACCCACTTCGCCGAGTACGACATCTTCAGGGTGGAGAGCGAGGACAGCGGGTACCCACTGAGGCTGGGCCGGCATTCTGGCGATGGGGACGACTACCTGACCCTCTACCACCCCAAGAAGGGGGGCATTCACGACAACATGAAGTTCAGCACGGTCGACAAGGACCAGGACCAGTATAGTGGGAACTGCGCCAAGAGCTACGGGGGGTGGTGGTACAACAGGTGCCAGAACGTCCTGCTCAATGCCAAAAACTACATCGTTTGGCCGGGATTCTGCGACAGCGGTGACTGCGCATCCTCCCTCATCCTGGTCAAACCCACAGACGTGTGCTGA
- the LOC135425424 gene encoding fibrinogen-like protein 1-like protein isoform X1, which yields MAAQWLLLLASLLLLAVPGHCVHIETLNIFKKSPSNASATALKKTSWPRDCSEVPDGSSSGVYIIQPSGLHPIMVYCEMGGDGGWTVIQRNRQDTDITWNESWSTYKHGFGNVHTEYWLGTENIHQITRQKVYQVRFVIWDASNNKRFADYNLFSLDDESQGYRLRLGAHSGTAEDAMDSDNPRKVHNNMKFSTKDRDQDTYRGNCASRYGGGWWYSACYSVRLNVKGSITWGRLCKGNCKASAILIKPAPYH from the exons ATGG cagcccagtggcttctgctccttgcttccctgctgcttttggCTGTTCCAGGCCACTGTGTGCATATAGAAACCCTAAACATCTTCAAGAAATCTCCCTCCAATGCTTCGGCGACTGCTCTGAAGAAAACCA GTTGGCCCagggactgcagtgaggtcCCTGATGGCAGCTCCAGCGGCGTCTACATCATCCAGCCCTCAGGATTGCACCCCATCATGGTGTACTGTGAGATGGGTGGAGATGGGGGCTGGACTGTGATCCAGAGGAACCGGCAGGACACGGATATCACCTGGAACGAGTCCTGGAGCACCTACAAGCACGGCTTTGGGAATGTGCACACCGAGTACTGGCTGGGCACTGAGAACATCCACCAGATCACCAGGCAGAAGGTCTACCAGGTCAGGTTTGTCATCTGGGATGCTTCAAACAACAAGAGGTTTGCAGACTACAACCTGTTCAGCCTGGACGATGAGTCCCAGGGCTACAGGCTGAGGCTGGGAGCGCACTCGGGGACGGCAGAGGATGCCATGGACTCAGATAATCCCAGGAAAGTGCACAACAACATGAAGTTCTCCACAAAGGATCGGGACCAGGACACTTACAGAGGGAACTGTGCCTCCCGCTACGGGGGCGGGTGGTGGTACTCGGCGTGTTACTCCGTGCGGCTGAACGTCAAGGGGAGCATCACGTGGGGCAGGCTGTGCAAGGGCAACTGCAAAGCCTCTGCCATCCTCATCAAACCAGCTCCCTACCACTAG
- the LOC135425424 gene encoding fibrinogen-like protein 1-like protein isoform X2, producing MAQWLLLLASLLLLAVPGHCVHIETLNIFKKSPSNASATALKKTSWPRDCSEVPDGSSSGVYIIQPSGLHPIMVYCEMGGDGGWTVIQRNRQDTDITWNESWSTYKHGFGNVHTEYWLGTENIHQITRQKVYQVRFVIWDASNNKRFADYNLFSLDDESQGYRLRLGAHSGTAEDAMDSDNPRKVHNNMKFSTKDRDQDTYRGNCASRYGGGWWYSACYSVRLNVKGSITWGRLCKGNCKASAILIKPAPYH from the exons ATGG cccagtggcttctgctccttgcttccctgctgcttttggCTGTTCCAGGCCACTGTGTGCATATAGAAACCCTAAACATCTTCAAGAAATCTCCCTCCAATGCTTCGGCGACTGCTCTGAAGAAAACCA GTTGGCCCagggactgcagtgaggtcCCTGATGGCAGCTCCAGCGGCGTCTACATCATCCAGCCCTCAGGATTGCACCCCATCATGGTGTACTGTGAGATGGGTGGAGATGGGGGCTGGACTGTGATCCAGAGGAACCGGCAGGACACGGATATCACCTGGAACGAGTCCTGGAGCACCTACAAGCACGGCTTTGGGAATGTGCACACCGAGTACTGGCTGGGCACTGAGAACATCCACCAGATCACCAGGCAGAAGGTCTACCAGGTCAGGTTTGTCATCTGGGATGCTTCAAACAACAAGAGGTTTGCAGACTACAACCTGTTCAGCCTGGACGATGAGTCCCAGGGCTACAGGCTGAGGCTGGGAGCGCACTCGGGGACGGCAGAGGATGCCATGGACTCAGATAATCCCAGGAAAGTGCACAACAACATGAAGTTCTCCACAAAGGATCGGGACCAGGACACTTACAGAGGGAACTGTGCCTCCCGCTACGGGGGCGGGTGGTGGTACTCGGCGTGTTACTCCGTGCGGCTGAACGTCAAGGGGAGCATCACGTGGGGCAGGCTGTGCAAGGGCAACTGCAAAGCCTCTGCCATCCTCATCAAACCAGCTCCCTACCACTAG
- the SPACA6 gene encoding sperm acrosome membrane-associated protein 6 yields the protein MLRIHVLLCRRFSYGLSQLPSPPCKLLLFLLRAPRSSVSSSDSVQGLPARFLLRSAHTFGCCELHVAASSMTSCLIWFPGDPGAQAPLWNPAVAQGTRHLGARSGVMGWWWVALMLVLVPWRPRNAGLWLWVALVLCLPGVHSCLLCFGPPKMREQLCREITGASANNPKNKKCQEDLVEAAKPLASVSVGAGQHDELRDIVLDALYYVEEQKNKKPLNKSLQEAVDTIWVKLSRMTKVPACVPPCGFQPDARVFQCATCHFADCEFPLDCPVQDLQTYTDETIVLLCDVPFSFPGSLPVTWMYVPNLRTQDVSLFKELKGNPKNPSSLTIEEPAPGTVACRLGEVSKPFVRKFFYLNVSEGSVEEERGLQAVFSTVLHWLHNETPLVPVPTMGLALGVASMALVLLVVALWQCARWTSRRREQQGTPEDSGSPDSPLGP from the exons ATGCTTAGAATCCATGTCCTCCTCTGTCGCCGCTTCAGCTATGGTCTCTCGCAGCTGCCTTCTCCACCTTGCaaacttctccttttcctcctccgTGCTCCCCGCAGCTCAGTTTCCAGCTCAGACTCAGTGCAAGGGTTGCCTGCACGTTTCTTGCTGCGTTCTGCTCACACCTTTGGCTGCTGTGAGCTCCATGTGGCTGCCTCGAGTATGACCTCATGCCTTATCTGGTTCCCTGGTGACCCAGGTGCCCAGGCTCCACTTTGGAACCCCGCTGTTGCCCAAGGAACTCGGCATTTGGGTGCTAGGTCTGGGGTCatggggtggtggtgggtggcCCTGATGCTGGTGCTGGTCCCCTGGCGCCCTAGAAATGCTGGTTTGTGGCTGTGGGTGGCCCTGGTGCTCTGCCTCCCTGGGGTGcactcctgcctgctctgctttggGCCCCCCAAAATGCGGGAACAGCTCTGCCGTGAGATTACTGGGGCCTCTGCCAATaaccccaaaaataaaaaatgccaaGAGGACCTTGTTGAGGCTGCTAAACCACTTGCCTCTGTCTCTGTGG GGGCCGGGCAGCATGACGAACTTCGAGACATTGTCTTGGATGCTCTGTATTATGTAGAGGAGCAAAAGAACAAGA AGCCCTTAAACAAGTCCCTGCAGGAAGCTGTCGACACAATCTGGGTGAAGCTGAGCCGGATGACAAAAG TTCCAGCCTGCGTCCCACCCTGTG GATTCCAGCCCGATGCCCGTGTCTTCCAGTGTGCTACCTGTCACTTTGCGGACTGCGAGTTTCCCCTGGACTGCCCAG TGCAGGACCTGCAGACCTACACGGATGAGACCATCGTGCTGCTCTGTGACGTGCCCTTCTCCTTCCCCGGCAGCCTGCCCGTCACCTGGATGTATGTCCCAAAT CTGCGCACACAGGACGTGTCACTGTTCAAGGAGCTGAAGGGGAATCCAAAGAACCCCTCCAGCCTGACCATCGAGGAGCCCGCTCCAGGAACTGTTGCCTGTCGCCTGGGGGAAGTTTCCAAGCCCTTTGTCCGCAAGTTCTTCTACCTCAATG TGTCAGAGGGGAGCgtggaggaagagagagggCTCCAGGCTGTGTTCAGTACTGTGCTGCACTGGCTCCACAACGAGACCCCCCTGGTTCCCGTACCAACAatggggctggcactgggagTTGCCTCCATGGCGcttgtgctgctggtggt GGCCCTGTGGCAATGTGCCCGCTGGACATCCCGCAGGCGTGAACAACAGGGAACCCCGGAGGATTCCGGATCCCCGGATTCACCCTTGGGACCTTAA